One Echinicola strongylocentroti DNA window includes the following coding sequences:
- a CDS encoding PP2C family protein-serine/threonine phosphatase — protein MTTETVKYQRKELELKALLEITQAINENKNEEVLFTIFKFTCLVHLNIKALVLYVADQNGFEERVKHGVKQNIPAMIPHGDVDDNRDIGKLNLVMPPEYSFTELDIYVPVYHKDKMLAILLLKTKDSDKNLDLDFTQALTNILVVALENKRFARRQLEQERLKKEVEIASNVQRMLFPAELPETERLNATVTYFPHSTVGGDYYDLIRKSENEVFFCIADVSGKGMPAALLMSNFQAALRTLLRSSSDLKMIADQLNYTIFENTNGERFITFFLGYYNYKTQTLRYINAGHNPPVLCREDEGKSELLDAGTTILGAFRELPFLEVGKRYGLSRFTIHLFTDGLTEVFNQQDEEYGDERFVDFVNRNLCEEPEQFHKEFFKEWNVFADGAPRRDDITLLSMRFK, from the coding sequence TTGACTACTGAGACAGTAAAATACCAAAGAAAGGAACTAGAGCTGAAAGCACTCTTGGAGATCACCCAGGCGATCAATGAAAACAAGAATGAGGAGGTGTTGTTCACTATATTCAAGTTTACATGTTTGGTGCATTTGAATATCAAGGCATTGGTACTTTATGTGGCCGACCAAAATGGTTTTGAAGAGCGTGTGAAGCATGGGGTAAAGCAGAATATTCCGGCTATGATCCCTCATGGTGATGTAGATGATAACAGGGATATAGGCAAGCTCAATCTGGTTATGCCACCAGAGTATTCTTTTACAGAACTGGATATTTATGTCCCTGTGTACCATAAAGATAAAATGCTGGCCATTTTGCTGCTGAAGACCAAGGACAGTGATAAAAACCTAGACTTGGATTTTACCCAGGCATTGACCAATATCCTGGTGGTGGCTTTGGAGAATAAGCGGTTTGCCAGAAGGCAGCTGGAACAAGAGCGGCTCAAAAAGGAAGTAGAAATCGCCAGTAATGTGCAGCGGATGTTGTTTCCGGCAGAGCTTCCCGAGACAGAGCGGCTGAATGCCACTGTCACCTATTTTCCCCATAGTACCGTGGGAGGGGATTATTATGACCTTATTCGCAAATCCGAAAACGAAGTCTTTTTCTGTATTGCCGATGTGTCGGGCAAGGGGATGCCAGCAGCACTTTTGATGTCTAATTTTCAGGCAGCACTGAGGACACTGCTACGAAGTTCATCCGATCTGAAAATGATTGCGGATCAGCTGAATTACACCATATTTGAAAATACCAATGGAGAACGGTTTATTACCTTTTTTCTAGGATACTATAATTATAAGACACAGACCTTACGGTATATCAACGCAGGCCATAATCCCCCGGTGCTTTGCAGAGAGGATGAGGGAAAGAGCGAGTTGCTGGATGCAGGGACCACCATTTTGGGGGCTTTTCGCGAGCTCCCCTTTCTGGAGGTGGGAAAGAGGTATGGGCTGAGCCGGTTTACCATCCATCTTTTTACCGATGGCCTTACGGAGGTGTTCAATCAACAAGATGAGGAATATGGTGATGAGCGATTTGTGGACTTTGTAAACCGAAATCTATGTGAGGAGCCAGAACAGTTTCATAAGGAGTTTTTTAAAGAGTGGAATGTATTTGCCGATGGTGCCCCTAGAAGAGATGATATTACACTGTTGAGTATGCGGTTTAAATGA
- a CDS encoding 2-phosphosulfolactate phosphatase, translating into MNKIEICLSPELIHLHDLKGKIVVVVDIFRATSTMVTGLANKVKSITPVAGLEACRAMKEKGYIIAGERNGQTAAGFELGNSPLSYLNNAFEDKKIAVTTTNGTLTIEKSKKDAAEVLIGAFLNLKATADYLIQQGKDVVIHCAGWKGMFNLEDSLYAGALVNVLAGHFGYDCDGAIAMKALYEQHQDDLKDFLSQASHAKRLQNHNIEADIDFCLTLDKFDFIAKLQGEALVKVDLQVV; encoded by the coding sequence ATGAACAAAATCGAAATCTGTCTGAGTCCAGAACTGATCCATCTCCATGACCTAAAGGGTAAAATCGTGGTAGTGGTGGATATTTTTCGTGCCACTTCCACTATGGTCACCGGGCTGGCCAACAAAGTAAAATCCATTACCCCCGTTGCTGGACTGGAAGCCTGTCGGGCCATGAAAGAAAAAGGCTATATCATCGCTGGCGAGCGAAATGGCCAAACGGCAGCAGGTTTCGAATTGGGAAACTCCCCCCTCAGCTACCTTAACAATGCCTTCGAAGACAAAAAAATCGCCGTCACTACCACCAACGGTACCCTCACTATCGAAAAATCCAAAAAAGATGCTGCGGAAGTGCTGATTGGTGCTTTCTTAAACCTTAAGGCTACCGCCGATTACCTTATCCAGCAAGGCAAGGATGTCGTCATCCACTGCGCTGGCTGGAAAGGAATGTTTAACCTCGAAGATTCATTGTATGCCGGTGCTTTGGTAAACGTGTTGGCAGGCCACTTTGGCTATGATTGTGATGGTGCCATCGCCATGAAAGCCCTGTATGAACAACATCAAGATGATCTCAAAGACTTCCTCAGCCAAGCCTCCCACGCCAAACGACTCCAAAACCACAATATTGAAGCGGACATCGACTTCTGCCTTACCTTGGACAAATTTGACTTTATCGCCAAGCTTCAGGGAGAAGCGCTTGTGAAAGTAGACCTGCAGGTCGTTTAG
- a CDS encoding glycosyltransferase: MNLLPIFFFAALAVYLLVLVLLSSKWKRPKATKMAVEGGVDYPVSLLVPFRNEKENLPGLLQNLANLSYPNLQVILINDHSEDGSDTLARQWIEAEKKSNFKLVDSQGVGKKAAMEHGVVMANANIILTTDADCALPADWVQNMLRAFDDPKVQMVAGPVVSSANGGVFEYFQQIEWASILLMTNFFFRTRKPIMCSAANMGYRKEAFYHLGGYQGNSGQMSGDDSYLLEKMLKRFGHQSIRYVTASKVLVKTKPSSGWRVFLNQRSRWASKWNKHQFLGNAIGAVASIGFSLVSIGTVILLFGGGGFVVMFAIYWFLKIIFEYFSLNKVLKTYQVKPPMTSFVFASFCHPVYVLGVAFASFFVPSKWRGRRSTVGA, from the coding sequence ATGAACCTTTTGCCAATTTTCTTTTTTGCTGCACTGGCAGTCTATCTGCTGGTTTTGGTATTATTGTCGTCGAAGTGGAAGCGGCCAAAGGCCACCAAAATGGCTGTGGAAGGAGGAGTGGACTATCCGGTGAGCTTATTGGTGCCTTTTCGGAATGAAAAAGAAAACCTACCCGGCTTATTACAAAACTTGGCCAATCTCAGCTACCCAAATCTCCAGGTGATCCTTATTAATGATCATAGTGAAGATGGAAGCGATACGCTGGCGAGGCAATGGATCGAAGCAGAAAAGAAAAGTAATTTTAAACTGGTCGATAGCCAAGGTGTGGGGAAAAAGGCGGCGATGGAGCATGGAGTGGTCATGGCCAATGCAAACATTATCCTTACTACTGATGCAGATTGTGCATTGCCGGCAGATTGGGTGCAGAATATGCTCAGGGCATTTGATGACCCGAAAGTACAAATGGTGGCTGGCCCAGTGGTCTCCAGTGCCAACGGAGGTGTTTTTGAGTACTTTCAACAAATAGAATGGGCGAGTATTCTTTTGATGACCAATTTCTTTTTTCGGACAAGAAAACCCATTATGTGTAGTGCGGCGAATATGGGGTACCGAAAGGAGGCATTCTATCACCTCGGCGGATACCAGGGAAACAGTGGGCAAATGTCAGGAGATGACTCGTATCTCTTGGAAAAAATGTTGAAGCGGTTTGGACATCAGTCTATTAGGTATGTGACGGCAAGCAAGGTGTTGGTGAAGACCAAGCCGTCCAGTGGTTGGCGGGTGTTTTTGAACCAGCGATCCCGCTGGGCGAGCAAGTGGAACAAGCACCAGTTTTTGGGGAATGCCATTGGAGCTGTGGCTAGTATTGGGTTTTCATTGGTCAGTATAGGTACTGTAATATTGCTTTTTGGAGGTGGGGGCTTTGTGGTGATGTTTGCGATATATTGGTTTTTGAAAATAATATTTGAGTATTTTAGCCTGAACAAAGTATTAAAGACTTATCAGGTAAAACCACCAATGACTAGTTTTGTGTTTGCCAGTTTTTGTCACCCAGTTTATGTATTAGGGGTGGCATTTGCCTCCTTTTTTGTCCCGTCCAAGTGGAGAGGAAGAAGGTCTACAGTGGGTGCTTAA
- the mce gene encoding methylmalonyl-CoA epimerase has product MRKIEHLGIAVKDLKKSNELFSRLFGREAYKEEKVEGEAVVTSFFQMGEVKVELLEATSDDSAIAKFIDKRSEGIHHVAFAVDDIHAEMERLQEEGFELLNDVPKKGADHKLVVFLHPRSTNGVLVELCQVVSNTEKP; this is encoded by the coding sequence ATGAGAAAAATCGAACATTTGGGAATAGCGGTAAAAGACCTGAAAAAATCCAATGAATTGTTTTCCAGGTTGTTTGGTCGGGAAGCCTATAAGGAAGAAAAAGTGGAAGGAGAGGCCGTGGTGACTTCATTTTTCCAAATGGGAGAGGTCAAGGTAGAGTTATTGGAAGCTACTTCGGATGATAGTGCTATTGCCAAATTTATCGATAAAAGGTCAGAGGGTATCCATCATGTGGCCTTTGCAGTGGATGATATTCATGCTGAAATGGAGAGGCTGCAGGAAGAAGGCTTCGAATTGCTCAATGATGTGCCAAAAAAAGGGGCAGATCACAAATTAGTTGTATTTTTGCATCCCCGAAGTACCAATGGGGTATTGGTGGAATTGTGCCAAGTTGTAAGTAATACCGAAAAACCCTGA
- a CDS encoding cation transporter, whose protein sequence is MNKTIFEITKMDCPSEENLIRMKLDGISCIANLDFDIPNRKLTVFHRGESDQIEKSVIELNLGGKIISTEQTDQTEFKENVNQKKLLWSVLAINFAFFLIEMTTGIISKSMGLVADSLDMLADSFVYGISLFAVGGTLTKKKRIAKLAGYFQITLAIIGFVEVLRRFFGEEKLPDFSTMIIVSIFALIANGICLYILQKSKSKEEAHMKASMIFTSNDVIINLGVIIAGLLVNWLSSSKPDLIIGTVVFVLVIQGAFRILKLSK, encoded by the coding sequence ATGAATAAAACGATATTTGAAATTACCAAAATGGACTGTCCTTCAGAGGAAAATCTAATCCGAATGAAATTGGACGGAATTTCATGTATTGCGAATTTGGACTTTGATATTCCGAACCGAAAATTGACTGTATTTCACCGCGGAGAATCCGACCAAATCGAAAAGTCCGTTATCGAACTGAATTTAGGCGGTAAGATAATATCAACTGAACAAACCGATCAAACAGAATTTAAAGAAAATGTAAACCAAAAAAAACTACTTTGGTCTGTACTTGCAATTAATTTTGCCTTTTTCCTTATCGAAATGACAACGGGGATAATCTCAAAATCAATGGGGCTTGTTGCCGACAGTTTGGATATGCTTGCCGACAGTTTCGTTTACGGAATTAGCTTGTTTGCGGTTGGCGGAACATTAACTAAAAAAAAACGGATTGCAAAACTTGCTGGATATTTTCAAATCACACTTGCAATTATTGGATTTGTAGAAGTTTTAAGAAGATTTTTTGGAGAAGAGAAACTTCCCGATTTTTCGACAATGATTATCGTTTCGATTTTTGCCCTTATTGCGAATGGAATTTGTCTTTACATTTTGCAAAAGTCAAAGAGTAAAGAAGAGGCACATATGAAAGCGAGTATGATTTTCACCTCGAATGACGTGATTATCAATTTAGGAGTAATAATCGCTGGACTTTTGGTAAATTGGTTGAGTTCAAGTAAACCTGATTTGATTATCGGAACAGTCGTTTTTGTTTTGGTAATTCAAGGAGCGTTTAGAATATTGAAATTAAGTAAGTGA
- the thiL gene encoding thiamine-phosphate kinase translates to MSEKRTEIGEIGEFGLIDRLNEKIKVRHEDTLKGIGDDAAVLDAGDKVKVVTTDLLLEGVHFDLSYAPLHHLGFKAVAVNISDIAAMNAIPKQITVSIAISNRFAVEAVEALYAGINAAAEHYNIDVIGGDTTSSRSGLVISITAIGEVEKGKEVYRSGAKENDIVCVTGDLGGALMGLQVLEREKEVFMANPNMQPQLDQYTLVTGRQLKPDARMDIIHELRELGVVPTSMLDVSDGLASELFHICKQSKVGVTIYEDKLPIDKQTYDTAVEFNMDPITCVLNGGEDYELVFTIDQKDFGKLEKHPDIHFIGHVTKEESGKFMVTKSETAVELKAQGWVHFPGDSK, encoded by the coding sequence ATGAGCGAGAAGAGAACGGAAATAGGAGAAATAGGCGAGTTTGGGCTGATCGATCGGCTCAATGAAAAAATAAAAGTTCGCCACGAAGATACGCTAAAAGGAATCGGAGACGATGCAGCAGTGCTGGATGCCGGCGATAAGGTGAAGGTGGTGACCACCGACTTATTGCTGGAAGGAGTCCATTTTGACCTTTCGTATGCGCCTTTGCACCATTTGGGTTTTAAGGCCGTCGCGGTGAATATTTCGGACATCGCAGCGATGAACGCGATCCCAAAGCAGATCACCGTGAGCATTGCGATCAGCAACAGGTTTGCCGTGGAGGCAGTGGAAGCCTTATATGCCGGGATCAATGCCGCTGCTGAGCACTACAATATTGATGTGATCGGTGGCGATACCACTTCCAGCCGATCTGGATTGGTGATTTCGATTACAGCAATCGGCGAAGTGGAAAAAGGCAAAGAAGTGTACCGCTCAGGCGCCAAGGAGAATGATATTGTCTGTGTGACCGGTGATCTCGGGGGAGCATTGATGGGCTTGCAGGTCTTGGAGCGGGAGAAGGAAGTCTTTATGGCCAACCCCAACATGCAGCCGCAGCTGGATCAATATACCCTGGTTACGGGCAGGCAGCTAAAGCCAGATGCCAGAATGGATATCATTCATGAGTTAAGAGAGCTTGGAGTGGTGCCTACCTCCATGTTGGACGTGTCAGATGGGCTGGCCTCGGAGCTTTTTCATATCTGTAAACAATCAAAAGTAGGCGTAACCATTTACGAGGATAAGCTGCCGATCGATAAGCAGACTTACGACACGGCCGTGGAATTCAATATGGATCCAATTACCTGCGTGCTGAACGGTGGAGAAGATTATGAGTTGGTTTTTACGATTGACCAAAAGGATTTTGGCAAATTGGAAAAACATCCTGACATCCACTTCATCGGTCATGTCACCAAAGAGGAAAGCGGTAAGTTTATGGTAACCAAAAGCGAAACTGCCGTGGAACTGAAAGCCCAGGGGTGGGTGCATTTTCCGGGTGATTCCAAGTAA
- the ruvC gene encoding crossover junction endodeoxyribonuclease RuvC: MSKIAKKEVKEQIILGIDPGTNVMGYGLILVRGNKYEPLQFGVIHLKKYGSHELKLKKIFERVTGIIDEFLPDKVALEAPFYGQNVQSMLKLGRAQGVAMAAALARDIPIAEYSPKKVKQSVTGNGNASKEQVAEMLKTLLHIDVPKLLDATDALAVALCHHFHDGRLQTRGRSAGWKAFLDENPGRIK; the protein is encoded by the coding sequence ATGAGCAAAATAGCGAAAAAGGAGGTGAAAGAGCAAATCATTTTGGGAATAGATCCTGGAACGAATGTCATGGGCTATGGCTTGATACTGGTGAGAGGCAATAAGTATGAACCGCTCCAGTTTGGCGTGATCCATCTGAAAAAATACGGCTCTCACGAATTAAAGCTCAAGAAAATCTTCGAAAGGGTAACGGGCATCATCGATGAGTTCTTACCGGACAAGGTTGCCCTAGAAGCCCCTTTTTATGGTCAAAACGTCCAATCCATGCTCAAACTGGGCCGAGCTCAGGGAGTGGCCATGGCGGCGGCTCTGGCCAGGGACATCCCCATCGCTGAATATTCCCCGAAGAAAGTCAAACAATCCGTCACGGGCAATGGAAATGCTTCCAAAGAACAAGTGGCCGAGATGCTCAAAACCCTGCTGCATATCGATGTCCCCAAACTCTTGGATGCCACCGACGCCTTGGCCGTAGCGCTTTGCCACCATTTTCACGATGGACGCCTGCAGACCAGAGGCCGATCAGCTGGCTGGAAAGCCTTTCTGGATGAAAATCCCGGCCGAATTAAATAG
- the gcvT gene encoding glycine cleavage system aminomethyltransferase GcvT — MENTIKKIALNDKHIELGGKMVPFAGYNMPVRYSSDKEEHNTVRNGVGVFDVSHMGEFMVTGSNALALIQKVTSNDAAKLVIGQAQYSCLPNETGGIVDDLLVYKMDEEKYLLVVNASNIEKDWDWINKHNDMRAELENISDEMSLFAVQGPKAVETLQKITPVNLDEVKFYHFTVGEFAGKKDVIISGTGYTGAGGFEIYVKNEDAVDVWNAIFEAGATADIKPIGLGARDTLRMEMGYCLYGNDINDTTSPLEAGLGWITKFTKDFINSENLKKQKEEGVSKKLVGFKFKDKGIPRAHYPIVNESGRQIGEVTSGTMSPSMNIGIGLGYVEKEYAKAGTEIAITIRNKNLAAVVEKLPLLKK, encoded by the coding sequence ATGGAAAATACGATTAAAAAAATCGCGTTAAACGACAAGCACATTGAATTGGGCGGAAAGATGGTGCCTTTTGCAGGATATAATATGCCTGTACGCTATTCATCCGACAAAGAAGAACACAACACCGTACGGAATGGCGTAGGTGTCTTTGATGTTTCGCACATGGGAGAATTTATGGTCACTGGCTCCAATGCTTTGGCACTGATCCAAAAAGTCACTTCCAATGATGCTGCCAAACTGGTCATTGGCCAAGCGCAATACTCCTGTCTTCCCAACGAAACAGGAGGAATCGTAGATGACCTGCTCGTGTACAAAATGGATGAAGAAAAGTACCTACTCGTGGTCAACGCTTCCAATATCGAAAAAGACTGGGACTGGATCAATAAACATAATGACATGCGGGCTGAGCTGGAAAATATCTCAGATGAGATGTCCCTATTTGCCGTCCAAGGCCCAAAGGCAGTGGAAACACTCCAGAAAATAACCCCAGTAAACTTAGACGAGGTGAAATTTTATCATTTTACCGTTGGTGAATTTGCGGGCAAAAAAGACGTCATCATCTCTGGCACAGGATATACAGGTGCTGGAGGATTTGAAATATATGTCAAAAATGAAGATGCCGTGGATGTATGGAATGCCATCTTCGAAGCTGGTGCAACTGCTGATATCAAGCCCATAGGATTGGGCGCTCGTGACACTTTGCGAATGGAAATGGGCTATTGCCTTTATGGCAATGACATCAACGACACCACTTCTCCACTAGAAGCTGGCCTTGGCTGGATCACCAAATTCACCAAGGACTTCATCAACAGTGAAAACCTGAAAAAGCAGAAAGAAGAAGGCGTCAGTAAAAAACTGGTAGGCTTTAAGTTTAAAGACAAAGGCATCCCAAGGGCCCATTACCCAATTGTCAATGAATCAGGCAGACAAATTGGCGAAGTGACCTCCGGCACCATGTCTCCGAGCATGAACATCGGCATTGGTCTTGGCTATGTAGAGAAGGAATATGCCAAAGCAGGTACTGAAATTGCTATTACCATAAGAAACAAAAACCTAGCGGCTGTGGTAGAAAAGCTCCCACTGCTAAAGAAATAA
- a CDS encoding polysaccharide deacetylase family protein, whose product MVVHHVPKIVKWLLPNLTWNRSRKEPVIYLTFDDGPVPGVTDFVLDELKKHQVKATFFCVGDNVRKHPELAKRIISEGHQIGNHTFNHLKGTATEDRRYYKNVQECSDVIFEVTGDFPRFFRPPYGRIKKKQVVQLAEYYEVIMWDVLSGDYDRRQSAKTCLQKTKAHTKNGAIVLFHDQKKTQGIIKEVLPEYLTFIKAKGFESGLL is encoded by the coding sequence ATGGTCGTTCATCATGTGCCAAAAATAGTAAAATGGCTTCTCCCTAACCTTACATGGAACAGAAGCCGCAAAGAACCGGTCATTTACCTGACATTTGATGATGGGCCAGTGCCGGGAGTGACTGATTTTGTATTGGATGAATTGAAAAAGCACCAAGTGAAGGCGACCTTTTTCTGTGTGGGAGATAATGTGCGAAAGCATCCAGAATTGGCTAAAAGGATTATTTCAGAAGGTCATCAGATCGGGAACCATACTTTTAATCACCTAAAGGGTACTGCTACTGAGGATCGCCGATACTATAAGAATGTGCAAGAGTGCAGTGATGTTATTTTTGAGGTGACAGGAGATTTTCCCCGCTTTTTTCGCCCCCCATATGGCAGGATCAAAAAAAAACAAGTAGTGCAGCTTGCTGAGTACTATGAAGTGATAATGTGGGATGTCCTATCAGGTGACTATGACCGACGACAATCAGCCAAAACCTGTCTTCAAAAAACCAAGGCACATACTAAGAATGGAGCGATTGTATTGTTTCATGACCAGAAGAAGACCCAAGGAATTATCAAAGAGGTATTGCCGGAGTATTTGACCTTTATTAAGGCTAAAGGATTTGAATCGGGATTATTATGA
- a CDS encoding HesB/IscA family protein, with protein sequence MIIVSDQAKERIQELRQEEGRKENENIRVSVKGGGCSGLMYDLGFDESIKDSDQVFEDQGVKIVVDRKSLLYLAGTTLEFSDGLNGKGFQFVNPNASRTCGCGESFSI encoded by the coding sequence ATGATCATCGTTTCAGACCAAGCAAAAGAGCGGATTCAAGAATTGAGACAGGAAGAGGGCCGAAAGGAAAATGAAAATATCCGGGTCTCTGTCAAAGGCGGTGGCTGCTCAGGATTGATGTACGACCTGGGTTTTGATGAAAGCATCAAGGATAGCGACCAGGTATTTGAGGACCAAGGTGTCAAAATCGTCGTGGACAGAAAAAGCCTGCTCTATCTGGCCGGCACTACCTTGGAATTTTCTGACGGCCTCAACGGAAAAGGCTTCCAGTTTGTCAATCCCAATGCTTCCAGAACCTGTGGCTGCGGAGAAAGCTTCTCGATTTAG